A window of Akkermansia muciniphila contains these coding sequences:
- a CDS encoding sensor histidine kinase yields MNRRIRIILLAISLLLVIGTLGWLTRVLLVQADETGHSEQNIKVEALAHEAKLEMDRLLTSFITFEQARGYFEYQPFYAYKRPYDQRMGMPEAGEAARGSNLTSYLPDYVTAYLQISPSGHVSGPALDPRLAERLNGQKDLYERLNAKVSALTSVPSSGNLWSDIRNEILHESPEPEPAEAGAPAQVETVTSFVPVEDAGNFYILRQVHTSRGVYLQGALMNMDSLNRRLPAQVTELLPHSRLSTFDPAAPAPEEARQPGTLRFANAPLVFQPGDTGAVPLQDHKKMLTWTLTLIWSMVLLGAAGVIWLMLGTFRLEQRRGDFVSAVTHELRTPLTSFSLYTEMLEDGMVPEQKKPEYYANMQRECRRLEHLIDNVLAYSKLQRNAIRRTRDTLTCQELFEPIAEKIERRLREAGISFSFALAQPIRILPIHTDAVSVEQIMDNLASNAIKYAKGENAKVQLTVHADRHNIVIRFRDNGPGISPKNRKLVFKPFRRTRDATNSRKPGVGLGLALAKDTARSLGGDLKLEFGTLGGASFLLTIPKS; encoded by the coding sequence GTGAACCGGCGCATACGCATCATCCTGCTGGCAATCAGCCTGCTGCTGGTCATCGGCACGCTGGGATGGCTCACCCGCGTCCTGCTGGTGCAGGCGGATGAAACGGGCCATTCCGAACAGAACATCAAGGTGGAGGCCCTGGCCCATGAAGCCAAGCTGGAAATGGACCGCCTGCTGACCTCCTTCATCACCTTTGAGCAAGCGCGCGGCTACTTTGAATACCAGCCCTTCTACGCCTACAAACGCCCCTATGACCAGCGCATGGGCATGCCGGAAGCCGGGGAGGCCGCCCGCGGGTCCAACCTCACCTCCTATCTGCCGGACTACGTCACGGCCTACCTTCAGATTTCCCCCTCCGGCCATGTAAGCGGCCCCGCGCTGGATCCCCGGCTTGCCGAACGTCTGAACGGGCAGAAAGACCTTTACGAACGCCTGAACGCCAAGGTCTCCGCCCTGACCTCCGTGCCGTCCAGCGGCAACCTGTGGTCTGACATCCGGAATGAAATCCTGCATGAATCTCCGGAACCGGAGCCAGCGGAAGCAGGAGCGCCCGCCCAGGTGGAAACCGTCACCTCCTTCGTTCCCGTGGAAGATGCGGGGAACTTTTACATCCTGCGCCAGGTGCATACCAGCCGCGGCGTGTACCTGCAGGGAGCCCTGATGAACATGGACAGCCTGAACAGGCGGCTGCCCGCCCAGGTCACGGAGCTGCTGCCCCATAGCCGGCTTTCTACCTTTGACCCCGCCGCCCCGGCTCCGGAAGAAGCGCGGCAGCCGGGCACGCTCCGCTTTGCCAACGCTCCCCTGGTCTTCCAGCCCGGAGACACCGGAGCCGTCCCCTTGCAGGACCACAAAAAAATGCTGACCTGGACGCTCACGCTCATCTGGAGCATGGTGCTGCTGGGCGCGGCAGGGGTCATCTGGCTCATGCTGGGCACCTTCCGCCTGGAACAGCGCCGCGGGGACTTCGTCTCCGCCGTTACCCATGAGCTCAGAACGCCTCTCACCTCTTTTTCCCTGTACACGGAAATGCTGGAAGACGGCATGGTGCCGGAACAGAAAAAACCGGAATACTATGCCAACATGCAGCGGGAATGCCGCCGCCTGGAACACTTGATTGACAACGTGCTGGCGTATTCCAAGCTCCAGAGGAACGCCATCCGCCGCACGCGGGACACCCTGACCTGCCAGGAGCTTTTTGAACCCATTGCGGAAAAGATAGAACGCCGCCTCCGGGAGGCGGGCATCAGCTTCTCCTTCGCCCTGGCCCAGCCCATCCGCATCCTTCCCATTCATACGGACGCCGTTTCCGTGGAACAGATCATGGACAACCTGGCCTCCAACGCCATCAAATACGCCAAGGGGGAAAACGCGAAAGTCCAGCTCACCGTCCATGCCGACCGCCACAACATCGTCATCCGCTTCCGGGATAATGGCCCGGGCATCTCTCCGAAAAACCGCAAGCTGGTCTTCAAGCCCTTCCGGAGGACGAGGGACGCCACCAACAGCCGGAAACCCGGCGTAGGCCTGGGACTGGCCCTGGCCAAGGACACCGCCCGCTCCCTGGGCGGAGACCTGAAACTGGAATTCGGCACCCTGGGCGGCGCCAGCTTCCTGCTGACGATTCCTAAATCATGA
- a CDS encoding autotransporter domain-containing protein: MGLAGSNIFGREALVEFRANVAQDMGDRRGETNVALLGNPGFMQSVRGTKVGTTALQIGAGLSVPVGTQGTVFVNGNADFRDGANSVNGSVGYRYDF, from the coding sequence ATGGGGCTGGCGGGAAGCAACATCTTTGGCCGTGAGGCTTTGGTGGAGTTCCGCGCCAACGTGGCCCAGGACATGGGCGACCGCCGCGGAGAAACCAATGTGGCGCTGCTGGGCAACCCCGGCTTCATGCAGAGTGTGCGTGGGACCAAGGTAGGAACGACGGCCCTCCAGATCGGAGCCGGGCTGAGCGTGCCGGTGGGAACGCAGGGAACGGTGTTCGTCAATGGCAATGCTGACTTCCGTGACGGAGCCAACTCGGTGAACGGAAGCGTTGGCTACCGGTATGACTTTTAA
- a CDS encoding acyl-[acyl-carrier-protein] thioesterase, with protein MEHAAPQGIYSTQAAVRSYECGADGLMKPETVLHWFQEIAEVHASSLGFGYDFVMSRGLAWVEVRLDAAINRLPRWKETVELRTWTAQETPLLARRNLEIRDALGNRLVTASCLWAVIDVRRRRPVPLNRHIDSFPDTPCEKTVAPVSMDTSGLQPETREWTAERRDTDFNRHINNAAYLVWALEALPESWQEEHELTGMHLHFKKETHAGESMKSLLFLQESATCHHLMQGDELRAEAVLEWKTATSSAHI; from the coding sequence ATGGAACACGCCGCCCCCCAGGGAATTTATTCCACTCAAGCCGCCGTCCGCAGTTATGAGTGCGGGGCGGACGGCCTGATGAAGCCGGAAACAGTTCTGCACTGGTTCCAGGAAATAGCGGAAGTCCACGCCTCCTCCCTCGGCTTCGGCTATGACTTTGTGATGTCCCGCGGCCTGGCCTGGGTGGAAGTGCGCCTGGATGCGGCCATCAACCGCCTCCCCCGGTGGAAGGAAACGGTGGAACTCCGCACCTGGACCGCGCAGGAAACGCCCCTGCTGGCGCGCCGCAATCTGGAAATAAGGGACGCCCTGGGAAACCGCCTCGTCACGGCCAGCTGCCTGTGGGCCGTCATTGACGTGCGCCGCAGACGCCCGGTGCCATTGAACAGGCACATTGATTCCTTTCCTGATACCCCGTGTGAAAAAACCGTCGCCCCGGTTTCCATGGATACGTCAGGGCTTCAACCGGAAACACGGGAATGGACGGCTGAACGCCGCGATACGGACTTCAACCGCCACATCAACAATGCGGCCTACCTGGTCTGGGCTCTGGAAGCCCTCCCGGAATCCTGGCAGGAGGAACACGAATTAACAGGCATGCATCTGCATTTCAAGAAGGAAACCCATGCGGGAGAATCCATGAAATCCCTGCTGTTCCTCCAGGAATCCGCCACCTGCCACCACCTCATGCAGGGAGATGAACTGCGCGCGGAAGCAGTGCTGGAATGGAAAACTGCAACCAGCAGCGCGCATATTTGA
- a CDS encoding carbohydrate porin encodes MYRPLIILSLLGVFTAQGRQAGTELLRPDQPEPPAHLLADINLLGGDYGDETAPIPNDSLTQALTGLHAKAHRAGLEFLVENAFSYNSIHHPAPDKPGTQLWYLLHAHANYRLIQAPRNRETWLKLELSGSTALTGKTWRGGNMNDAIGLTGDTHTDIFGERIFFLPEIALLQTFNRGKSAIVAGVVNQTNYFDTNSYANSSFGQFCASPFVNNQVIPMADSNLGVIFQHQFHEQWYAMLGGNFTSCPQNASPLKHTDGKNFNILAELAWVHDSGAVKLTPFMARTNELPDGEERKNLNTVAGIALNVEQQLGGSPWKAFCRAGWSDSTRDNFCGAAVQWSGGFVCSQPLQHLGMCEEGEANQFGIALAVTRPDDGSMAEGRSRSKKEVVMECHYNISVTPWFLIQPSLLWISNPAGRDDTGNASVFRLQTILTF; translated from the coding sequence ATGTACCGTCCCCTTATCATCCTCAGCCTTCTGGGCGTTTTCACCGCCCAGGGCAGACAGGCAGGAACCGAATTGCTCCGCCCGGACCAGCCGGAACCTCCGGCCCACCTGCTGGCGGACATCAATCTGCTGGGCGGGGATTACGGGGATGAAACCGCCCCCATCCCCAACGATTCCCTCACGCAGGCCCTGACCGGCCTCCATGCCAAAGCGCACCGCGCCGGGCTGGAATTCCTGGTGGAGAACGCCTTTTCCTACAATTCCATCCACCATCCGGCTCCGGACAAGCCCGGCACCCAGCTCTGGTACCTCCTGCACGCCCATGCCAACTACCGCCTCATCCAGGCGCCCCGCAACCGGGAAACATGGCTGAAGCTGGAGCTTTCAGGCTCCACCGCCCTGACCGGGAAGACGTGGAGGGGCGGCAACATGAATGACGCCATCGGCCTGACGGGGGACACCCATACGGACATCTTCGGGGAAAGAATCTTCTTCCTGCCGGAAATTGCGCTCCTGCAAACCTTCAACCGGGGGAAAAGCGCCATCGTCGCGGGCGTGGTGAACCAGACGAATTATTTTGACACCAACAGCTACGCCAATTCCTCCTTCGGCCAGTTCTGCGCCTCCCCCTTCGTCAACAACCAGGTCATTCCCATGGCGGATTCCAACCTGGGCGTCATCTTCCAGCACCAGTTCCACGAGCAGTGGTACGCCATGCTGGGCGGCAACTTCACCAGCTGCCCCCAGAACGCCTCCCCGCTGAAGCACACGGACGGCAAGAACTTCAACATTTTAGCGGAACTGGCGTGGGTGCATGATTCCGGCGCCGTCAAGCTCACCCCTTTCATGGCCCGCACCAATGAACTGCCGGACGGGGAGGAAAGGAAGAACCTTAATACCGTGGCCGGCATCGCCCTGAATGTGGAGCAGCAGCTTGGCGGGAGCCCGTGGAAGGCCTTCTGCCGCGCCGGTTGGAGCGATTCCACGCGGGACAACTTCTGCGGCGCCGCCGTCCAGTGGTCCGGCGGCTTCGTTTGCAGCCAGCCTCTCCAGCATCTGGGCATGTGTGAAGAGGGGGAGGCCAACCAGTTCGGCATTGCCCTGGCCGTAACGCGTCCGGACGACGGGAGCATGGCGGAAGGACGTTCCAGGAGCAAAAAGGAAGTGGTGATGGAATGCCACTATAACATTTCCGTGACTCCCTGGTTCCTGATCCAGCCCTCCCTGCTGTGGATTTCCAACCCGGCGGGCAGGGATGACACCGGAAACGCCAGCGTCTTCCGGCTGCAAACCATCCTGACATTTTAA
- a CDS encoding UDP-glucuronic acid decarboxylase family protein, which produces MSKRILITGGAGFIGSHLSERLLKEGHEVICMDNFFTGSKQNVLHLMDYPGFELVRHDVTVPCVMEVDEIYNLACPASPPHYQFDPVHTVKTSVLGALNMLGLAKRCKARILQASTSEVYGDPAVHPQPETYWGNVNPIGVRSCYDEGKRCAETLFMDYHRTHGVDVRIIRIFNTYGPRMNPGDGRVVSNFIVQALKGEDITIYGTGRQTRSFQYVDDLVEGMVRMMNTEGFSGPVNLGNPGEFTMLELAEKVIEMTRSTSKTVFCPLPQDDPAQRKPDIRLAGEKLGWKPGIPLEKGLEKTIAYFRSIL; this is translated from the coding sequence ATGAGTAAAAGGATTTTAATCACCGGAGGCGCAGGCTTCATCGGCTCCCACCTCAGCGAACGGCTGCTGAAAGAAGGCCATGAAGTCATCTGCATGGATAACTTCTTCACGGGCAGCAAGCAAAACGTGCTCCACCTGATGGATTACCCCGGATTTGAATTAGTCCGCCATGACGTTACCGTCCCCTGCGTGATGGAAGTGGATGAAATCTACAATCTGGCATGCCCCGCTTCCCCGCCCCACTACCAGTTTGACCCCGTCCACACCGTTAAAACCTCCGTGCTGGGCGCCCTGAACATGCTGGGCCTCGCCAAACGGTGCAAGGCCAGAATCCTTCAGGCGTCCACCAGCGAGGTGTACGGAGACCCCGCCGTCCATCCCCAGCCGGAAACATACTGGGGAAACGTAAATCCCATCGGCGTGCGCTCCTGTTATGACGAGGGCAAAAGATGCGCGGAAACCCTGTTCATGGACTACCACCGGACGCATGGGGTGGACGTCCGCATCATCCGCATTTTCAACACCTATGGCCCGCGCATGAACCCTGGAGACGGCCGTGTGGTCTCCAACTTCATCGTTCAGGCGCTGAAGGGCGAGGACATCACCATTTACGGAACAGGCAGGCAGACCCGCAGTTTCCAGTACGTGGACGACCTGGTGGAAGGCATGGTCCGCATGATGAATACGGAAGGCTTTTCGGGCCCCGTCAACCTGGGTAATCCGGGCGAATTCACCATGCTTGAACTGGCGGAGAAAGTCATTGAAATGACAAGGTCCACTTCCAAAACGGTTTTCTGCCCCCTGCCGCAGGACGACCCTGCCCAGCGTAAGCCGGATATCCGGCTGGCAGGTGAAAAGCTTGGCTGGAAGCCGGGCATTCCCCTGGAAAAAGGCCTTGAAAAAACCATCGCCTACTTCCGGAGCATTCTATAG
- a CDS encoding ribonuclease D — protein sequence MISEKEELLEWRKRATAQPTGRVVLDLEADSLHRYQEKICLIQYADETGSCLIDPLSIEDMGPFYNWLKETEVWMHGADYDMCLFQNAWETLPAMIWDTQTAARLLGFRQFGLAALVEHFHNVTLSKSSQKADWARRPLSPTMVTYALNDVNYMLDMADKLTAALREKGRMGWFEEICRHSMDRARERHLAGHQDPWRIQGCGKLNRKGLAALRELWTWRDSEAKAWDRPAFMVCSNADLIQWSLALQEQRTVTPPPRFHAHRRSRFMDALQKFYLLDEDDYPCRPRIQRRQHSDQFEANMDRLCKLRDRKAEELGMEGSFIITRASLEAIAEDEQKGVSTLLNWQREALGL from the coding sequence ATGATTAGCGAGAAAGAGGAATTACTGGAATGGCGCAAGCGCGCCACCGCACAGCCCACGGGACGCGTCGTCCTGGACCTGGAGGCAGACAGCCTTCACCGCTACCAGGAAAAGATTTGCCTGATCCAGTACGCGGATGAAACGGGCTCCTGCCTGATTGACCCTCTCTCCATTGAAGACATGGGGCCGTTTTACAACTGGCTGAAGGAAACGGAAGTCTGGATGCACGGCGCGGATTATGACATGTGCCTCTTCCAGAACGCCTGGGAAACGCTGCCCGCCATGATCTGGGATACGCAGACCGCGGCGCGCCTGCTGGGCTTCCGCCAGTTCGGGCTGGCCGCCCTGGTGGAACACTTCCATAACGTCACGCTGAGCAAATCCTCCCAGAAGGCGGACTGGGCGCGGCGCCCCCTTTCCCCCACCATGGTCACCTACGCCCTGAATGACGTCAATTACATGCTGGACATGGCGGACAAGCTGACGGCCGCCCTCCGGGAAAAAGGACGCATGGGCTGGTTTGAAGAAATTTGCAGGCACTCCATGGACCGCGCCCGTGAGCGCCATCTGGCCGGCCACCAGGACCCCTGGCGCATCCAGGGCTGCGGCAAGCTGAACAGGAAAGGGCTGGCCGCCCTCCGGGAGCTGTGGACCTGGCGTGACTCGGAAGCCAAGGCATGGGACAGGCCCGCGTTCATGGTCTGCTCCAACGCGGACCTCATCCAGTGGAGCCTGGCCCTTCAGGAACAGCGCACCGTGACTCCTCCTCCCCGTTTCCACGCCCACAGGCGCAGCCGGTTCATGGACGCGCTCCAGAAATTCTACCTGCTGGATGAAGATGACTACCCTTGCCGCCCACGCATCCAGCGCCGCCAGCATTCCGACCAGTTTGAGGCCAACATGGACAGACTGTGCAAGCTCAGGGACCGCAAGGCGGAAGAACTGGGCATGGAAGGCTCCTTCATCATCACCCGGGCCTCCCTGGAAGCCATTGCGGAAGATGAGCAAAAAGGAGTCTCCACCCTGCTGAACTGGCAAAGGGAAGCCCTGGGCCTTTAA
- the lpxK gene encoding tetraacyldisaccharide 4'-kinase — protein sequence MKSRSEEFEEWGTEVIFGRAKGFRATMMRMVLRGASWLFRLVVLARLYLFHSSIARQARLGTLVVSVGNITVGGTGKTPVVELLARTLTQRGRKVAILTRGYKSADLDEPQEWKDEHGGRVEQLPKIASDGKTRYLGPLHSGDEPFMLAKNLDGVAVLVDKNRIKSGIFAIEHLGCDTLLLDDGMQYLKLAHELDIVLVDCGAPFGTGAMLPRGTLREPRGSLARASYIILTKCGGKPQDELIAAIRKYNPVADIIVSDHGPKYLENVFTGERLPLEALRGKWVACLSGIARPESFEDSLRSLGANVEICRRFPDHHWFEQSELQEFYDRCADRAMDMIVTTEKDAVRLEKPEEDPEVPIYFLRIEVEIYEGREAWERCVDRICGISAPRPRDEWAPSSSF from the coding sequence ATGAAATCCAGATCGGAAGAGTTTGAAGAGTGGGGAACGGAAGTCATCTTCGGCCGGGCCAAGGGCTTCCGCGCCACGATGATGCGCATGGTCCTGCGCGGAGCCTCCTGGCTGTTCAGGCTGGTGGTGCTGGCGCGGCTGTACCTGTTCCATTCCAGCATTGCCAGGCAGGCACGGCTGGGAACGCTGGTGGTCAGCGTGGGGAATATCACCGTGGGGGGCACCGGAAAGACCCCGGTGGTGGAGCTGCTGGCCCGCACCCTCACCCAGCGCGGCCGCAAGGTGGCCATCCTGACCCGCGGCTACAAGAGCGCGGACCTGGACGAACCCCAGGAATGGAAGGATGAACACGGCGGCCGGGTGGAGCAGCTTCCCAAGATCGCCAGCGACGGAAAGACCCGCTACCTGGGCCCCCTGCATTCCGGGGACGAGCCGTTCATGCTTGCCAAGAATCTGGACGGCGTGGCGGTGCTGGTGGACAAGAACCGCATCAAGTCCGGCATTTTCGCCATTGAACACCTGGGGTGCGACACTCTTCTGCTGGATGACGGCATGCAGTACCTGAAACTGGCGCATGAGCTGGACATTGTGCTGGTGGACTGCGGCGCGCCCTTCGGCACCGGGGCCATGCTTCCGCGCGGCACGCTGCGGGAACCCAGGGGCAGCCTGGCGCGCGCCAGCTACATCATTCTGACCAAATGCGGCGGCAAGCCCCAGGATGAACTGATCGCCGCCATCAGGAAGTATAATCCCGTGGCGGACATCATCGTAAGCGACCACGGACCCAAATACCTGGAAAACGTGTTCACCGGGGAACGGCTCCCTCTGGAGGCCCTCCGGGGAAAATGGGTGGCGTGCCTCAGCGGCATTGCGCGCCCGGAAAGTTTTGAAGATTCCCTGCGCTCCCTGGGCGCGAACGTGGAAATCTGCCGCAGGTTTCCGGACCATCACTGGTTTGAGCAGTCGGAACTCCAGGAGTTTTACGACCGCTGCGCGGACCGCGCCATGGACATGATCGTGACCACGGAGAAGGATGCCGTACGGCTGGAAAAACCGGAGGAGGATCCGGAGGTCCCCATTTACTTCCTGCGCATTGAGGTGGAGATCTATGAGGGCCGGGAGGCGTGGGAGCGCTGCGTGGACCGCATCTGCGGAATTTCAGCGCCGCGGCCGCGGGATGAATGGGCGCCTTCCTCATCCTTTTGA
- a CDS encoding zinc ribbon domain-containing protein gives MKSSAGARMKLLRKSPAPETPGRPGRKKQGCPFLPGAEKKSFPARRRVLVWEAMNHADLDQLLILQEKDVRISKLRKELASLPEQRTRLLRQMEAIKQKAVAAKQEVAGIEKSIRDVEATVETKRAYIGKMKTLQSNTRKNEEYQMCIQEVEKTEAVIDSLETSELELMERLETAKADMAQKIQRARDAQREMEETLARFDRTAETDKELLDHLNAERADLAAAVPEDSLGEYERMTKSKGVPVIVPMDEKGHCGGCHMVITDNARMKVLGGHETVYCDNCHRVLH, from the coding sequence TTGAAATCCTCAGCAGGAGCCCGGATGAAGCTTCTCCGGAAAAGCCCCGCTCCGGAAACGCCGGGGCGCCCCGGCAGGAAAAAACAGGGGTGCCCCTTCCTCCCGGGAGCCGAGAAAAAATCTTTCCCGGCCCGGCGGCGCGTGCTAGTGTGGGAGGCGATGAATCACGCCGATTTAGACCAGTTGCTGATCCTCCAGGAGAAGGACGTGCGGATTTCCAAGCTCCGGAAGGAGCTGGCCTCCCTGCCGGAACAGAGAACACGCCTGCTGCGCCAGATGGAGGCCATCAAGCAGAAGGCCGTGGCTGCCAAGCAGGAAGTGGCGGGCATTGAAAAGAGCATACGGGACGTGGAAGCCACCGTTGAAACGAAACGCGCTTACATCGGCAAGATGAAAACCCTCCAGTCCAACACCCGGAAAAACGAGGAATACCAGATGTGCATCCAGGAGGTGGAGAAGACGGAGGCCGTCATTGACTCCCTGGAAACTTCCGAGCTGGAACTGATGGAACGCCTGGAAACCGCCAAGGCGGACATGGCGCAGAAAATCCAGCGCGCGCGGGATGCCCAGCGCGAGATGGAGGAAACGCTGGCCCGCTTTGACCGGACGGCGGAGACGGACAAGGAGCTTCTGGACCATTTGAATGCGGAACGCGCGGACCTGGCCGCAGCCGTTCCGGAAGATTCCCTGGGGGAATACGAACGCATGACCAAAAGCAAGGGGGTTCCTGTGATTGTGCCGATGGATGAAAAGGGCCACTGCGGCGGCTGCCACATGGTCATTACGGATAACGCCCGCATGAAGGTGCTGGGCGGCCACGAAACCGTTTACTGCGACAATTGCCACCGCGTCCTCCACTGA
- a CDS encoding response regulator transcription factor: MSDSAYTILIAEDDDSIRHALTDVLTASGYEVLAVEEGLAAIRAVRERNFDLALLDVAMPGADGFQVLQVMSAERPGTPAIMLTARGEEEDRVQGLKLGADDYIVKPFSIRELLARIEAVLRRSPERPRQLREIRIPGASLDSANRVLTFEDGKETSLTAREFEFLTYMATHPNRVITRDELLRRVWDVDPRLTDTRSVEMTVMRLRDKLGATGAAPLETLRSQGYRWNSSFVS, translated from the coding sequence ATGAGTGATTCAGCATATACCATTCTGATTGCGGAGGATGACGACAGCATCCGGCATGCCCTGACGGACGTGTTGACCGCCTCCGGCTACGAAGTGCTGGCGGTGGAGGAAGGCCTGGCCGCCATCCGCGCCGTGCGGGAACGCAACTTTGACCTGGCCCTGCTGGACGTAGCCATGCCGGGAGCGGACGGCTTCCAGGTGCTCCAGGTCATGTCTGCGGAGCGCCCCGGCACGCCCGCCATCATGCTGACGGCGCGCGGAGAAGAAGAGGACCGCGTGCAGGGGCTCAAGCTGGGAGCGGACGACTACATTGTCAAGCCGTTCAGCATCAGGGAACTGCTCGCCCGCATTGAAGCCGTGCTGCGCAGGTCTCCGGAACGGCCTCGCCAGCTCAGGGAAATCCGCATTCCCGGGGCCTCCCTGGACAGCGCCAACCGGGTGCTCACCTTTGAGGACGGCAAGGAAACCTCCCTGACCGCACGGGAATTTGAATTCCTCACGTACATGGCCACCCACCCCAACCGCGTCATCACGCGGGACGAACTGCTCCGGCGCGTGTGGGACGTGGACCCGCGGCTGACGGACACGCGTTCCGTGGAAATGACCGTCATGCGCCTGCGGGACAAGCTGGGAGCCACGGGCGCCGCGCCGCTGGAAACGCTCAGAAGCCAGGGCTACCGCTGGAACTCATCCTTCGTCTCCTGA